One stretch of Natranaerovirga pectinivora DNA includes these proteins:
- the fmt gene encoding methionyl-tRNA formyltransferase, which produces MKVIFMGTPDFSVPTLEALIESSHEVIGVITQPDKPKGRGKKMVVPPVKEMAIKHGIPVYQPLKVRDKTFIEFVRSLNPDVAVVIAFGQILSLELLEVPKFGCINVHASLLPKYRGAGPIQWSVINGESETGITTMHMDVGIDTGDMIFKDIVKIEAKETGGSLHDKLSTLGANTLLKTLEALENGSAPRERQVDEESTYAPMLSKELGLIDWSKDAVEIERLIRGLNPWPSAYSYLDGKMVKIWDGDVISSNNKSIGEVIHIDKSSIIVQTGKDALAIKELQLEGKKRMTTEEFLRGYKVDLGVKLG; this is translated from the coding sequence ATGAAAGTTATTTTTATGGGTACGCCTGATTTTTCTGTTCCTACTTTAGAGGCCCTTATTGAGTCTTCTCATGAGGTTATTGGGGTAATTACTCAGCCTGATAAGCCTAAGGGTAGAGGGAAGAAGATGGTAGTTCCTCCTGTTAAAGAGATGGCTATCAAACATGGGATTCCTGTTTATCAGCCACTTAAGGTTAGAGATAAAACGTTTATTGAATTTGTAAGGAGCCTTAATCCTGATGTTGCGGTGGTTATTGCTTTCGGTCAAATTTTGAGTTTAGAGTTGTTAGAAGTGCCTAAGTTTGGTTGTATTAATGTTCATGCTTCATTGCTTCCTAAGTATAGAGGGGCGGGGCCTATTCAGTGGTCTGTTATTAATGGAGAATCTGAGACTGGAATTACCACCATGCATATGGATGTTGGTATTGATACTGGTGATATGATTTTTAAAGATATTGTAAAGATAGAAGCAAAAGAAACAGGTGGGTCTTTACATGATAAGTTGTCTACGTTAGGTGCCAATACTTTATTAAAAACCCTTGAAGCTTTAGAAAATGGGTCGGCGCCACGAGAGAGGCAAGTGGATGAGGAATCAACTTATGCACCTATGTTAAGTAAGGAATTAGGGTTAATTGATTGGAGTAAGGATGCCGTTGAGATTGAAAGGCTTATTAGAGGTCTGAATCCTTGGCCAAGTGCTTATAGCTATCTAGATGGGAAAATGGTAAAGATCTGGGATGGAGATGTTATTTCATCAAACAATAAGAGTATAGGTGAAGTCATCCATATAGATAAGTCGTCTATTATTGTTCAAACAGGCAAGGATGCCCTTGCAATTAAGGAACTTCAGTTAGAAGGTAAAAAAAGGATGACAACAGAAGAGTTTTTAAGAGGATATAAAGTTGATTTAGGTGTTAAATTAGGATAG
- a CDS encoding zinc metallopeptidase yields MDWYGSMIILLPAILLSFYAQSKVSSTFNKYSKVKNLNGYTGRDIAESILRNAGLFDVRVESVKGNLTDHYDPRKKVVRLSDSVYNSTSIAAVGVAAHECGHALQDAKGYAFLKFRHAIFPVVSFSSNLAMPLIFLGFFLDAFNLIQLGVILFGAVVLFQLITLPVEFNASSRAIAILDNNNYLSANEVKPARKVLNAAALTYVAAAIVAIANLLRFLIILNGRRR; encoded by the coding sequence ATGGATTGGTATGGTTCAATGATTATTTTATTACCAGCAATTTTGCTTTCTTTTTATGCACAGTCAAAGGTGAGTTCAACCTTTAATAAATACAGTAAGGTGAAAAATTTAAATGGCTATACAGGTAGAGATATAGCGGAAAGTATACTTAGAAATGCAGGTTTATTTGATGTTAGAGTTGAAAGCGTTAAAGGTAACTTAACAGATCATTATGATCCTCGTAAAAAAGTTGTAAGATTATCTGACTCAGTTTATAATTCAACATCTATTGCAGCAGTTGGTGTTGCAGCCCATGAATGTGGTCATGCATTACAAGATGCAAAAGGATATGCTTTTTTAAAATTTAGACATGCAATTTTTCCAGTTGTAAGTTTTAGTTCTAATCTAGCAATGCCATTAATATTTTTAGGGTTCTTTTTAGATGCATTTAACCTTATCCAATTAGGTGTTATTTTATTTGGTGCAGTTGTGTTATTTCAATTAATTACTTTGCCAGTAGAATTTAATGCGTCAAGTAGGGCCATTGCTATTTTAGACAATAATAATTATTTGTCTGCAAATGAAGTTAAACCTGCTAGAAAAGTTCTTAATGCAGCGGCATTAACATATGTTGCAGCAGCTATTGTAGCAATTGCTAATTTATTAAGATTTCTAATTATATTAAACGGGAGAAGAAGATGA
- the rsmB gene encoding 16S rRNA (cytosine(967)-C(5))-methyltransferase RsmB encodes MTNQSQVNLRLMALSVLDEIIKDNRFSHKVLNQVLKNHQELKKQERAFITRLVEGTLENLIYLDYVINQFSKTKTSKMKTTICNILRLSVYQLMFMESVPDSAVCNEAVKLAKKRGFVKLSGFVNGVLRNIARSIDNISLPSEEKNPIEYLSVLYSFPEWIIKIWLEEYEYEVVKEICIASNSIPETTIRCNKTKISPTELKERLVKEGVNVKEGQFLDYGFNISNYDYLGKLDTFNKGYFQVQDESSMLVGEVADPKKGDLVIDVCAAPGGKSTHIAELCGECHVVSRDLTYDKTELINENVRRLNLTNIKVEKFDALELDENLIGKADIILADLPCSGLGIIRKKPDIKYNANENQITSLIELQRNILKVIQEYLKPGGILVFSTCTINKRENEDNVKWLIENLNFEIEDARAFLPEVLRDERHKGCIQILPHQFNTDGFFIARLRKL; translated from the coding sequence ATGACAAATCAATCACAAGTTAATCTTAGATTAATGGCACTAAGTGTTTTAGATGAAATTATTAAAGACAATCGATTCAGCCATAAAGTTCTTAATCAAGTTCTTAAAAATCACCAAGAATTAAAAAAACAAGAGAGAGCTTTTATTACTAGATTGGTTGAAGGGACATTAGAAAATTTAATATATCTTGATTATGTAATTAATCAGTTTTCAAAAACAAAAACAAGTAAAATGAAGACAACGATTTGTAATATTTTAAGATTATCAGTATATCAATTAATGTTCATGGAGAGTGTGCCAGACTCTGCAGTCTGTAATGAAGCAGTAAAATTGGCAAAAAAAAGAGGCTTTGTAAAATTATCTGGTTTTGTTAATGGTGTCCTTAGAAATATAGCAAGATCTATAGATAATATCTCATTACCAAGTGAAGAAAAGAACCCTATTGAGTATTTGTCCGTTCTTTATTCTTTTCCAGAATGGATTATTAAGATATGGTTAGAAGAATACGAATATGAAGTTGTTAAAGAAATTTGTATAGCAAGTAATAGCATTCCTGAAACAACAATCCGATGCAATAAAACAAAAATCTCTCCAACGGAGCTAAAAGAACGTCTTGTCAAAGAAGGGGTTAATGTTAAAGAAGGTCAGTTTTTAGACTATGGATTTAACATATCCAACTATGATTATCTTGGTAAGTTAGATACCTTTAATAAAGGGTACTTTCAAGTTCAAGATGAAAGTTCAATGCTTGTTGGAGAAGTAGCTGATCCTAAGAAGGGTGACCTTGTAATAGATGTATGTGCCGCACCAGGTGGTAAGAGCACCCATATAGCTGAACTATGTGGAGAGTGTCATGTTGTTTCTAGGGATTTAACTTATGATAAAACAGAACTGATCAATGAAAATGTAAGAAGGTTAAATCTTACTAATATAAAAGTTGAAAAATTTGATGCCTTAGAATTAGATGAAAATTTGATAGGTAAAGCAGATATTATTTTAGCTGATTTACCTTGCTCTGGTTTGGGAATAATAAGAAAGAAACCAGATATTAAATACAATGCAAATGAAAATCAAATTACTTCTTTAATAGAGTTGCAAAGAAATATTTTAAAAGTGATACAAGAGTATTTAAAGCCAGGAGGAATATTGGTTTTTAGTACTTGTACAATTAATAAAAGAGAAAATGAAGACAATGTAAAATGGCTGATTGAGAATTTAAACTTTGAAATTGAAGATGCAAGAGCATTTCTTCCAGAAGTTTTAAGAGATGAGCGCCATAAAGGGTGTATACAGATCCTACCCCATCAATTCAATACAGATGGTTTTTTTATAGCTAGACTTAGAAAACTGTAA
- the rlmN gene encoding 23S rRNA (adenine(2503)-C(2))-methyltransferase RlmN, with protein MEKIDIKSMEYGELLNYFISIGEKKFRCDQVFGWFHNKLITSFDEMSNISKDLKEKLNTETELVHLKVIQKLISQIDGTEKFLFQLKDHNVIESVLMKYKHGNSVCISSQVGCKMGCTFCASTIGGLVRNLRASEMLEQVYSIQRESGERVSNVVIMGTGEPLDNFDELMKFISVITDEKGLNISIRNITVSTCGLVDKIKTLADKKIGITLAISLHASNDEIRKKTMPIAKKFSIEELLDACKYYIHKTNRRITFEYSLISGVNDTKKDAEELCKLLKGLLCHVNLIPINPIKERNYQQGSKESIVNFKSVLEKNGITATIRRELGRDIQAACGQLRKSYGENRIEK; from the coding sequence ATGGAAAAAATTGATATTAAATCTATGGAATATGGTGAGCTCCTTAACTACTTTATTTCAATAGGGGAAAAAAAATTTAGATGTGACCAAGTATTTGGGTGGTTTCATAATAAGTTGATTACTTCTTTTGATGAAATGAGTAACATATCAAAGGATTTAAAAGAAAAATTAAATACAGAGACAGAGTTAGTTCATTTGAAAGTGATACAAAAGCTTATATCTCAAATTGATGGCACTGAAAAGTTTCTATTTCAACTAAAAGACCATAATGTTATAGAGAGTGTTCTAATGAAATACAAGCACGGTAATTCTGTTTGTATTTCATCTCAGGTTGGCTGTAAAATGGGATGTACTTTTTGTGCCTCTACAATTGGTGGCTTAGTTAGAAACTTAAGGGCTTCTGAGATGCTAGAGCAAGTTTATAGCATTCAAAGAGAATCAGGAGAAAGAGTTTCTAATGTGGTTATTATGGGTACTGGTGAACCCCTTGATAATTTTGATGAATTGATGAAGTTTATTAGTGTTATTACAGATGAAAAAGGATTGAACATTAGTATTAGAAATATTACAGTTTCAACCTGTGGTTTAGTGGATAAAATAAAGACATTAGCAGATAAAAAAATTGGCATTACCTTAGCAATATCTCTACATGCATCTAATGATGAGATAAGAAAGAAAACTATGCCAATAGCAAAAAAGTTTTCCATAGAAGAACTTTTAGATGCTTGTAAATACTATATTCATAAAACCAATAGAAGAATTACATTTGAATATAGTTTAATTAGTGGTGTGAATGATACTAAAAAAGATGCTGAAGAATTGTGTAAATTATTAAAGGGGCTTCTATGCCATGTTAATCTAATACCTATTAATCCTATTAAAGAAAGAAATTATCAACAAGGTTCAAAAGAATCTATTGTGAATTTCAAATCCGTTCTAGAAAAAAATGGTATTACTGCAACTATTCGAAGAGAATTAGGAAGAGATATTCAAGCAGCTTGTGGCCAACTACGTAAAAGTTATGGGGAGAATAGGATAGAAAAATAG
- a CDS encoding Stp1/IreP family PP2C-type Ser/Thr phosphatase: MRSYGKTDKGIKRARNEDTIFYSDQSIGNLPNLYIIADGMGGHNAGAFASEYSVKGFVDFVKKATWDNPVKIIEDGICSVNQMVHEKSSEEEYYKMGTTFVVSTIIQKKLYIGNIGDSRLYIIRNKEIQKITKDHSLVEEMVHTGHLTEDEANSHPKKNIITRAIGAEKTIIVDIYEVELESDDLILMCSDGLTNMLSHKEISNILEDGSFLEDKVKQLISRANELGGNDNISVIIIKTDIDER; this comes from the coding sequence ATGAGGTCATATGGTAAAACCGACAAAGGGATTAAAAGAGCAAGAAATGAGGATACAATTTTTTACTCTGATCAATCTATTGGGAATCTGCCTAATTTATACATCATTGCAGATGGAATGGGTGGACACAATGCAGGAGCCTTTGCTTCTGAATATTCTGTCAAGGGGTTTGTAGATTTTGTGAAAAAAGCCACTTGGGATAATCCAGTGAAGATTATTGAAGATGGCATTTGTAGCGTTAATCAGATGGTACACGAAAAATCATCAGAAGAAGAATATTATAAAATGGGAACAACTTTTGTTGTTTCAACAATAATACAAAAAAAATTGTACATTGGGAATATTGGGGATAGTCGTCTGTATATAATAAGAAATAAAGAAATACAAAAAATTACAAAAGATCACTCTTTGGTTGAAGAAATGGTACATACGGGTCATCTTACAGAAGACGAGGCTAATAGCCATCCTAAAAAAAATATTATTACTAGAGCGATAGGTGCAGAAAAAACAATTATAGTGGATATATATGAAGTGGAATTAGAAAGTGATGATCTGATATTAATGTGCTCTGATGGTTTGACAAATATGTTAAGTCATAAAGAAATTTCTAATATTCTTGAAGATGGAAGTTTCTTAGAAGATAAAGTAAAACAACTCATTTCTAGAGCCAATGAACTTGGTGGCAATGATAATATATCTGTAATTATAATTAAAACTGACATAGATGAGAGGTGA
- the pknB gene encoding Stk1 family PASTA domain-containing Ser/Thr kinase, which produces MLQQGILLNDRYEIVEKIGSGGMSEVYKAKCTMLNRYVAIKVLKDEFRLDESFVSKFKVEAQSAASLSHQSIVNIYDVGHDKNVYYIVMELIEGITLKEYIKEKGSLSTEETINLAIQVASGIEHAHKNHIIHRDIKPQNIIISSNGVAKVTDFGIARAASSVTIAAANVVGSVHYISPEQARGGYTDEKSDLYSLGISMYEMITGKVPFEGDSNISVALSHIQDELVKPSSINPNISSSLENIILKATQKKTELRYNSMTEIILDLKKAMEVPNGDFVKIDTVTDSNTIFISEEDVKRIRSVSRDVDEFQNDDEIVSNKPNKIIDKLIIASGVVLAMLLVGVITFFGINYLQDRFVPKEVTVPLIKGLTEEEASKVLSDSNLGLNIIRYEFSEDVENGHIITQAPEADTLVREEAVINVIISKGVQTFGVPNVINQRFNDAERFVLQENLTPKIELEYNDTLPIGVVIRQEPVSGTQLRVGEIVTIYVSNGRAPRFTTVPDLRGLTEEQAKQRLIDNNLQLGNNTTYVESQAYREGEVISQTVASGETVEEGYVIDIVVSTGITIRYFEQVLVLNDVLAEDQEEAMIRIDLKQGNNISTIFGEKAVYKEDFPINITVRGEEGTGELILYINGEQQRDPWPISFKEEVN; this is translated from the coding sequence ATGCTACAACAAGGGATTTTGTTAAATGATAGATATGAAATAGTAGAAAAAATTGGTTCAGGTGGAATGTCTGAAGTTTATAAAGCAAAATGTACCATGCTTAATAGATATGTTGCTATAAAAGTTTTAAAAGATGAATTTAGATTAGACGAAAGTTTTGTTTCTAAGTTTAAAGTGGAAGCCCAATCTGCAGCAAGCCTTTCCCACCAGAGTATTGTAAATATTTATGATGTAGGTCATGATAAAAATGTTTACTATATAGTTATGGAATTGATTGAAGGCATCACTTTAAAAGAGTATATTAAAGAAAAAGGGTCTTTATCAACAGAAGAAACTATTAACTTAGCCATTCAAGTTGCTTCTGGAATCGAACATGCCCATAAAAACCACATTATACATAGAGATATTAAACCTCAAAATATTATTATTTCAAGTAATGGGGTAGCTAAAGTTACAGATTTTGGAATTGCTAGGGCAGCTAGTTCTGTTACAATTGCAGCTGCAAATGTTGTGGGATCAGTCCATTATATATCTCCGGAACAAGCTAGAGGAGGATATACAGATGAAAAAAGTGATCTTTATTCACTAGGTATTTCCATGTATGAAATGATTACTGGAAAAGTACCTTTTGAAGGAGATAGCAATATCTCTGTAGCATTATCCCATATTCAAGATGAGCTAGTAAAACCAAGTAGTATAAATCCAAATATATCCAGTAGTTTGGAAAATATTATCTTGAAAGCAACTCAGAAAAAAACAGAATTGAGATATAATTCAATGACTGAAATAATTCTTGACTTAAAAAAAGCCATGGAAGTACCTAATGGTGATTTTGTAAAAATAGATACAGTAACGGATTCAAATACAATATTTATTTCAGAAGAAGATGTTAAAAGAATTCGAAGTGTTTCACGAGATGTAGATGAGTTCCAGAATGATGACGAAATAGTAAGTAATAAACCTAATAAAATCATTGATAAATTAATTATCGCATCTGGTGTTGTATTGGCTATGCTTTTAGTTGGTGTCATTACATTTTTTGGTATCAATTATTTACAAGATCGTTTTGTGCCAAAAGAAGTTACTGTTCCTTTAATAAAAGGTTTGACTGAGGAAGAAGCATCAAAGGTATTATCTGATAGTAATCTAGGGTTAAACATTATAAGATATGAATTCTCTGAAGATGTTGAAAATGGGCATATCATTACTCAAGCGCCTGAAGCAGATACTTTGGTTAGAGAAGAAGCAGTTATAAATGTTATTATTAGTAAAGGGGTACAAACTTTTGGTGTGCCTAATGTTATCAATCAAAGGTTTAATGATGCTGAAAGATTTGTTTTACAAGAGAATTTAACACCAAAAATTGAATTAGAGTACAATGACACATTACCTATTGGTGTTGTAATAAGACAAGAACCCGTTTCAGGTACACAGTTAAGAGTAGGAGAAATCGTAACAATTTATGTAAGTAATGGAAGAGCACCAAGATTCACAACAGTTCCTGACTTAAGAGGGTTAACTGAAGAACAAGCAAAACAAAGATTAATTGATAATAACCTACAATTAGGAAACAATACTACTTATGTTGAAAGTCAAGCCTATAGAGAAGGTGAAGTGATTAGTCAAACCGTTGCAAGTGGTGAAACAGTGGAAGAAGGTTATGTGATAGATATTGTTGTAAGTACTGGAATTACAATAAGATATTTTGAACAAGTATTAGTATTGAATGATGTTTTAGCTGAAGACCAAGAGGAAGCAATGATCCGTATTGATTTAAAACAAGGTAATAATATATCAACTATATTTGGAGAAAAGGCTGTTTATAAGGAAGACTTTCCTATTAATATAACCGTAAGAGGGGAAGAAGGAACAGGGGAACTCATCTTATATATTAACGGAGAACAACAAAGGGACCCATGGCCAATTTCTTTTAAAGAGGAGGTAAATTAA
- the rsgA gene encoding ribosome small subunit-dependent GTPase A yields the protein MLGKIIKGIAGFYYVHIPTEGVYECKAKGIFRKDNIKPLVGDNVEVEILDKDNFLGNIVKIMPRKNELIRPLVSNIDQVIIVFAVTDPDPNYNLLDRFLVAIEKENIDIIICFNKIDILDEVKVNNIISVYKNVGYKVITTSTLKIEGIDNIKDVLKDKTSVFAGPSGVGKSSILNELQDKVKMETGEISAKIKRGKHTTRHAELMSFDDTSYIVDTPGFSSIFLNEIEAKDLREYFIEFLKYNDQCKFQTCVHINEPQCGVKEALNNGQINQNRYDSYKMIYDEIKDQRRW from the coding sequence ATGTTGGGTAAAATAATAAAAGGTATTGCAGGCTTTTATTATGTTCATATACCAACAGAGGGTGTTTATGAATGTAAGGCAAAAGGAATTTTTAGAAAAGACAATATAAAACCATTAGTAGGAGACAATGTTGAAGTAGAAATACTTGATAAAGATAACTTTCTCGGTAACATTGTAAAAATTATGCCTAGAAAAAATGAACTCATAAGGCCTCTGGTCTCAAATATTGATCAAGTAATCATTGTTTTTGCCGTTACAGATCCAGACCCTAATTATAATTTGCTGGATAGATTTTTAGTAGCAATCGAAAAGGAAAATATTGATATTATAATTTGTTTTAATAAAATAGATATATTAGATGAAGTTAAAGTTAATAATATTATTTCCGTCTACAAAAATGTAGGGTATAAGGTGATTACCACCAGTACTCTAAAAATTGAAGGAATCGATAATATAAAAGATGTTTTAAAGGACAAAACATCTGTATTTGCAGGACCTTCTGGTGTTGGAAAATCATCAATTTTAAACGAATTACAAGACAAAGTAAAGATGGAAACAGGAGAAATTAGTGCTAAAATAAAAAGAGGAAAGCACACTACGAGACATGCGGAATTAATGTCTTTTGATGATACAAGTTATATTGTGGATACGCCTGGATTTAGTTCTATATTTTTAAATGAAATTGAAGCTAAAGATCTTAGAGAATATTTTATTGAGTTTTTAAAATATAATGATCAATGTAAATTCCAAACCTGTGTTCATATTAATGAGCCTCAATGTGGCGTTAAAGAAGCTTTAAATAATGGGCAAATAAATCAAAACCGATATGATAGTTACAAAATGATATACGATGAGATAAAGGACCAAAGGAGATGGTAG
- the rpe gene encoding ribulose-phosphate 3-epimerase, which produces MIQLAPSMLSADFSNLERDIRLIDEAGAHMIHLDVMDGSFVPNISYGAPVIKCLRDKTNKIFDVHLMVNEPIRYIDDFYNAGANIISVHAEACTHLNRTIQKIKSLGIKAAVALNPATSLSVLDYVLEELDMVLIMSVNPGFGGQSFIPSALQKIRDLRCVIESKGLDIDIQVDGGITVKNVKEVIEAGANVIVAGSAVFSGDAQTKVSDFLTVFKEFGE; this is translated from the coding sequence ATGATACAGCTTGCACCTTCTATGTTATCAGCAGACTTTTCAAATTTAGAAAGAGATATTAGATTGATAGATGAAGCAGGAGCACATATGATACACTTAGATGTAATGGACGGTAGTTTTGTTCCTAATATATCTTATGGTGCGCCAGTAATTAAATGCTTAAGAGATAAAACAAATAAAATTTTTGATGTTCATTTAATGGTGAATGAACCCATTAGATATATAGATGATTTTTATAATGCAGGGGCCAATATCATATCGGTTCACGCAGAAGCCTGTACACATTTAAACAGAACCATTCAGAAGATAAAGTCCCTAGGCATTAAGGCAGCTGTTGCGTTGAATCCTGCTACGTCCCTTAGTGTTTTAGACTATGTATTAGAAGAATTAGATATGGTTTTAATTATGAGCGTAAACCCAGGTTTTGGTGGACAATCTTTCATACCTAGCGCATTACAAAAAATTAGAGATTTAAGATGTGTTATAGAAAGCAAAGGATTGGATATTGATATACAAGTAGATGGTGGTATAACAGTAAAAAATGTTAAAGAAGTAATTGAGGCAGGTGCCAATGTTATTGTAGCAGGTTCAGCTGTTTTTAGTGGAGATGCGCAAACAAAAGTATCGGATTTTTTAACAGTATTTAAAGAATTTGGTGAGTAG
- a CDS encoding thiamine diphosphokinase, with product MKTLIITGGTIHFDFFNNFLKDNSFDYTMVVDGALDIIKDSQVKVDLIIGDLDTVDENLVLQFRDKGVEVIQFSPDKDYSDTHLALIKALELNASDITIVGGIGTRMDHTLANIHTLMIPTEKNIPCRIVNENNIIQCTNNTLALENTFGEYISLIPLTTEVSGISSKGLKYSLDNDKLVIGASIGISNEIIDKNAFITIKEGILIVIQSKD from the coding sequence ATGAAAACATTAATTATAACAGGTGGTACCATTCATTTTGACTTTTTTAATAATTTTCTAAAAGACAATTCCTTTGACTATACTATGGTTGTTGATGGTGCATTAGATATTATAAAAGATTCTCAAGTTAAAGTGGATCTAATCATTGGAGACTTAGATACCGTTGATGAAAACTTAGTTTTACAGTTTAGAGATAAGGGTGTAGAAGTTATACAGTTTTCCCCGGATAAAGACTATAGTGATACCCATTTGGCATTAATAAAAGCCCTTGAGTTAAATGCGTCTGATATAACCATTGTTGGTGGAATAGGGACTAGGATGGATCATACACTGGCGAATATACATACTCTAATGATTCCTACAGAAAAAAATATTCCTTGTAGAATAGTCAATGAAAACAATATAATACAGTGTACCAATAATACGTTGGCATTAGAAAATACTTTTGGAGAATATATTTCTCTTATACCTTTGACTACTGAGGTAAGTGGTATTAGCTCTAAAGGCTTAAAATATTCATTAGATAATGATAAATTAGTTATTGGGGCATCTATAGGTATTAGCAATGAAATAATTGACAAAAATGCATTTATTACCATTAAAGAGGGTATATTAATAGTAATACAAAGCAAAGATTAA